The sequence ctgcactacgggaccctcctgggcagcagagcttgtgtccacatggcagcagctgcctgggcctctgggtttctcaatgctctgctgcacacagccagtacattttcactgcccctctgccagggcaatgccctgggacagttcttctgtgaaatcccccagatcctcaagctctcctgctcacactcctacctcagggaagTTGGGCTTATTGTGGTTAGTGCCTTTTTAGGATTTGggtgttttgtcttcatggtggtgtcctatgtgcagatcttcagggctgtgctgaggatcccctctcagcagggaaggcacaaagccttttccacctgcctccctcacctggccgtggtgtccctgttcatcagcactggcatgtttgcctacctgaagcccccctccatctcctccccatccctggacctggtggtggcagttctgtactcagtggtgcctccagcactgaaccccctcatctacagcatgaggaaccaggagctcaaGGATGCCCTcaggaaagtgatttcttcCTTGTTCAAGAGTGATAGATTTAAAGCCTCTTTCCACAAATGACACCACTTTATGTCATTGTaccctttttgtttgtttgtttatttgtttttcgtttttgcttttttggtatTCTGCTCTGTGGGggattgttgttgttttatttattgttagtattattttatttatcattgCTGCAGTTGTTATTGTCAACCATGGTTTTGTTCCTCCAAAGATGTTTGCACTTGTGTCATTACAACTGAGACATggacctgctttgtttcctttgatcCATTATTAAAGTTTCTAACACTTGGTCTGAGTCCTTGGCTGTCCAGGAACCCAAattagctgctctgcatggcatcctgtcccccagccatgtcacttgcaccactcagctctctaggtcattgatacagatattaaccaggactggtcccaggacggacccctgagggacacttgtcaccatctccatctggacactgagccattcaccactgccctctggatcTGACCATCTCACCCATTCCTCATCCCCTGAGCAGTCCACACATCaaacccttctctctccaggttagagagaaggatgttttgaggGACCACGTCAAGGGCCTCACACaatccagggaggtgacacccatggctcttcccttcccaatgatgcagtcactctgctGCCCTATTTGCAACTGGCCTTATAactctgagcacacaccacTGGCTCCTGGGACACTCCTTGAACTCCCAGGCCCTTCTTctcagggtcactgctgagttgctcagctctcagccagccctcATCCTggggatgattctgcccctggcaaaggactgactgcttctctgggtaaaactctgtgaggtttcttctgaTTGAACCCCAGAGTTTTTTGAAGTCCCCCAGGAGTGAAGCTGTGTTTGGACCCCTGTTAATGTGTGTGTACAGGTGGCTCACCCTGACATGGGGGGCCTCTGGCAAGATCAGAGCATGAGGAATTGCAGAACACTACATATCTTAGGTGATTCAATATCTGGCCAAGGTAGGAATGCCCATGGTGACAAGCTCAGAAACACCAAATGAAGGTACAAAGGAAGCCAAAGCAAGGGCCAGGGAGGAAAGTGTGAGTAGAGATGGGGTCTTTGTGTGGGAGGGCACAGAGATCACAAAATCAAAGAACTGTGAATgttggaagatcatctagaaatcatctagtccaacgcccctgccagaggaggttcacctagagcaggctgTACAGGGGGTTTTCCTGTCTctaaagaatcatagaatcattaaggctggaaaggaccttaaggaTCAGCAAGTTCCAAGCCCCGTGCCATGAACTGGGcaccctaccactagaccaggctgcacaaatcctcgtccaacctggccttaaaaacctccagggatggggcatcaacagcctccctgggcagcccattccagctcctcatcacccttagagtgaagaatttctttctaatatctcacctaaatctcccctctctcagattaaaaccattgccccttgtcctatcactatcttctctcatgacaagcccctccccagctttcctggagccccttcaggcactggaaggtgctctaagatccccccagagccttctcttctccaggctgaacagcctcaactccctcagcctgtcttcataggagagctgctccagccctttgatcatctttgtggccttctctggaccgtctccagcagctccatgtcttccctgtgctgagggctccagagctgctctcagtaccccaggtggggtctc is a genomic window of Apus apus isolate bApuApu2 unplaced genomic scaffold, bApuApu2.pri.cur manual_scaffold_117_ctg1, whole genome shotgun sequence containing:
- the LOC127396161 gene encoding olfactory receptor 14A16-like; amino-acid sequence: MSNSSSISQFLLLAFADRRELQLLHFWLFLGIYLAALLGNGLIITTIAWDHHLHTPMYFFLLNLSLLDLGCISTTLPKAMANSLWDTRAISYTGCVAQILFYFFFFSAEFYLLTIMCYDRYVAICRPLHYGTLLGSRACVHMAAAAWASGFLNALLHTASTFSLPLCQGNALGQFFCEIPQILKLSCSHSYLREVGLIVVSAFLGFGCFVFMVVSYVQIFRAVLRIPSQQGRHKAFSTCLPHLAVVSLFISTGMFAYLKPPSISSPSLDLVVAVLYSVVPPALNPLIYSMRNQELKDALRKVISSLFKSDRFKASFHK